Proteins co-encoded in one Brassica oleracea var. oleracea cultivar TO1000 chromosome C4, BOL, whole genome shotgun sequence genomic window:
- the LOC106337300 gene encoding LOW QUALITY PROTEIN: rRNA-processing protein UTP23 homolog (The sequence of the model RefSeq protein was modified relative to this genomic sequence to represent the inferred CDS: inserted 2 bases in 2 codons) has protein sequence MRVKRQKKNRRTVRFFTVCFGFRQPFKVLCDGTFVHHLVSKDITPADAAVSEXPVKLFTTRCVLAELQKLGKDYSESLEAAQMLSTATCEHEEAKPADECLSEVLGIKNSEHFFLGTQDFEFRKKLQQESIVPLLCGLNNSLQIDQPSDFQRETAKDSERKRLPMXEKRMLEKQTARILASNRGEGTVEDEQWETPRVVSTRNGLGVKDKPQFKRNRAKGPNPLSCMKKKKVNDTKRPQSKSKAEHKAGGQEEKNGESGLKKRTRKRSKKGKSGQEITE, from the exons ATGAGAGTGAAGAGGCAGAAGAAGAACAGGAGAACAGTGAGATTCTTCACCGTCTGTTTCGGTTTCCGACAACCCTTCAAAGTTCTATGTGACGGCACTTTCGTCCACCACCTCGTTTCTAAAGATATCACTCCCGCCGACGCTGCTGTCTCCG CTCCCGTCAAGCTCTTCACCACCAGGTGTGTGCTTGCGGAGTTGCAGAAACTGGGTAAAGATTACTCCGAGTCTCTCGAGGCTGCTCAGATGCTTAGCACAGCAAC ATGTGAGCACGAGGAGGCAAAACCAGCAGACGAGTGTTTGTCAGAGGTACTCGGAATCAAAAACTCAGAGCATTTCTTTCTCGGTACTCAGGATTTCGAGTTTAGGAAAAAGCTTCAGCAG GAGTCTATCGTTCCACTATTGTGTGGTCTTAATAACAGTCTGCAGATCGATCAACCTTCTGATTTCCAACGCGAGACAGCCAAAGACTCTGAAAGAAAGCGGTTACCAA TGGAGAAAAGGATGTTGGAGAAACAGACTGCAAGAATCTTAGCTTCTAATAGAGGAGAAGGAACAGTTGAAGACGAACAATGGGAAACGCCCCGAGTTGTCAGTACAAGAAATGGACTCGGTGTGAAGGATAAGCCTCAATTCAAACGAAATAGAGCAAAG GGTCCAAACCCACTGTCATGCATGAAGAAAAAGAAGGTGAACGATACCAAGAGGCCTCAATCTAAATCCAAAGCTGAACATAAAGCTGGTGGACAAGAG GAAAAGAACGGTGAAAGCGGTTTAAAGAAGAGGACAAGAAAACGATCAAAGAAAGGAAAATCTGGTCAGGAGATAACCGAATGA